A region from the Citrobacter koseri ATCC BAA-895 genome encodes:
- the proP gene encoding glycine betaine/L-proline transporter ProP, with protein sequence MLKRKKVKPITLRDVTIIDDGKLRKAITAASLGNAMEWFDFGVYGFVAYALGKVFFPGADPSVQMIAALATFSVPFLIRPLGGLFFGMLGDKYGRQKILAITIVIMSISTFCIGLIPSYASIGIWAPILLLLCKMAQGFSVGGEYTGASIFVAEYSPDRKRGFMGSWLDFGSIAGFVLGAGVVVLISTVVGEENFLDWGWRIPFFIALPLGIIGLYLRHALEETPAFQQHVDKLEQGDREGLQEGPKVSFKEIATKHWRSLLACIGLVIATNVTYYMLLTYMPSYLSHNLHYSEDHGVLIIIAIMIGMLFVQPVMGLLSDRFGRRPFVIMGSIALFALAIPAFILINSNIIGLIFAGLLMLAVILNCFTGVMASSLPAMFPTHIRYSALAAAFNISVLIAGLTPTLAAWLVESSQNLMMPAYYLMVIAVVGFITGITMKETANRPLKGATPAASDIQEAKEILGEHYDNIEQKIEDIDQEIEELQAKRSRLVQQHPRIDE encoded by the coding sequence ATGCTGAAAAGGAAAAAAGTAAAACCGATTACGCTTCGCGATGTGACCATTATTGATGATGGTAAACTGCGTAAAGCGATTACCGCAGCCTCGCTGGGTAATGCGATGGAGTGGTTTGATTTTGGTGTTTATGGGTTTGTCGCCTACGCGTTAGGTAAAGTATTTTTCCCGGGGGCTGACCCCAGCGTGCAGATGATTGCCGCACTTGCCACCTTCTCCGTTCCCTTCCTGATTCGACCGCTTGGCGGCTTATTCTTCGGTATGCTCGGCGATAAATATGGTCGCCAGAAGATTCTTGCCATCACGATTGTGATTATGTCGATCAGTACGTTCTGTATCGGGTTGATTCCCTCTTATGCCTCTATCGGCATCTGGGCGCCGATACTGCTGCTGCTGTGTAAGATGGCGCAGGGCTTCTCGGTCGGCGGCGAATATACCGGCGCGTCGATCTTTGTCGCCGAATACTCGCCAGACCGTAAACGCGGCTTTATGGGAAGCTGGCTGGACTTCGGCTCCATTGCGGGCTTCGTGCTGGGCGCGGGCGTGGTGGTGCTGATCTCCACCGTTGTCGGCGAGGAGAACTTCCTCGACTGGGGCTGGCGTATTCCGTTCTTCATCGCACTGCCGCTAGGGATCATTGGTCTTTATCTGCGTCATGCGCTGGAAGAGACCCCGGCCTTCCAGCAGCATGTGGATAAGCTGGAGCAGGGCGATCGCGAAGGTTTGCAGGAAGGGCCAAAAGTCTCCTTTAAAGAGATTGCAACCAAACACTGGCGCAGTCTGCTGGCGTGTATCGGCCTGGTGATTGCCACCAACGTGACCTACTACATGCTGCTCACCTATATGCCGAGCTACCTGTCGCATAACCTGCACTACTCGGAAGACCACGGCGTGCTGATTATTATCGCCATCATGATCGGGATGCTGTTTGTGCAGCCGGTGATGGGGCTGCTCAGTGACCGTTTCGGTCGTCGTCCGTTTGTGATTATGGGCAGTATCGCGCTGTTTGCGCTGGCTATTCCGGCCTTTATTCTGATCAACAGTAATATTATCGGCCTGATTTTTGCCGGTCTGCTGATGCTGGCGGTGATCCTGAACTGCTTTACCGGGGTGATGGCCTCTTCTCTGCCAGCGATGTTCCCGACGCACATCCGTTACAGCGCGCTGGCGGCGGCGTTTAATATCTCGGTGCTGATTGCAGGTCTGACGCCGACCCTGGCCGCCTGGCTGGTGGAAAGCTCGCAGAACCTGATGATGCCAGCCTATTACCTGATGGTGATTGCGGTCGTCGGTTTTATTACCGGTATTACCATGAAAGAGACCGCCAACCGTCCGCTGAAAGGGGCGACGCCAGCGGCCTCGGATATCCAGGAAGCGAAAGAAATCCTTGGCGAGCACTACGATAATATCGAGCAGAAAATCGAAGATATCGATCAGGAGATTGAGGAGTTGCAGGCTAAACGTTCGCGGTTAGTGCAGCAGCATCCGCGTATTGACGAGTAA
- the kdgT gene encoding 2-keto-3-deoxygluconate transporter: MKIKATIERIPGGMMLIPLLLGAILNTLAPDTGAYFGSFTKGMISGTVPILAVWFFCIGASIDLRATGTVLRKSGTLVITKIAVAWVVAMIAASFIPDTGIQTGFFAGLSVLAIVSAMDMTNGGLYASLMNQYGTKEESGAFVLMSLESGPLMTMVILGSAGLASFEPHHFVGAVLPFLIGFTLGNLDHDLRAFFSKATPVLIPFFGFALGNTINLSVIVDTGLLGILLGVAVIIITGIPLIIADRVIGGGNGTAGVAASSAAGAAVANPVIIAQINPAFEPVAASATALVAASVIVTAILVPIITALYAKRFGNVPAPGNAEANPTESLHH; the protein is encoded by the coding sequence ATGAAAATTAAAGCCACGATTGAACGCATCCCTGGCGGGATGATGTTGATCCCTCTGCTGCTCGGCGCAATTTTAAATACCCTGGCCCCGGATACCGGCGCCTATTTTGGTTCATTTACAAAAGGCATGATCAGCGGCACCGTGCCGATTCTGGCCGTCTGGTTCTTCTGTATTGGCGCCTCGATTGATTTGCGCGCTACCGGGACGGTATTACGTAAATCGGGTACGCTGGTTATTACTAAAATAGCCGTGGCGTGGGTGGTCGCGATGATTGCCGCCTCGTTTATCCCGGATACCGGTATTCAAACCGGCTTCTTCGCCGGTTTGTCCGTACTGGCGATCGTCTCCGCAATGGACATGACCAACGGCGGCCTGTACGCCAGCCTGATGAACCAGTACGGCACCAAAGAAGAGTCCGGCGCGTTCGTCCTGATGTCTCTGGAATCTGGCCCGCTGATGACGATGGTGATTCTGGGTTCCGCAGGCCTCGCCTCCTTCGAACCGCATCACTTTGTCGGCGCCGTGCTGCCGTTCCTGATTGGCTTCACATTAGGCAACCTGGACCACGACCTGCGCGCGTTCTTCAGCAAAGCTACGCCGGTGCTGATCCCGTTCTTCGGCTTTGCGCTGGGTAACACCATTAACCTGAGCGTGATTGTCGATACCGGCCTGCTGGGTATCCTGCTGGGTGTCGCGGTTATCATTATTACCGGTATCCCGTTGATTATCGCAGACCGCGTCATTGGCGGCGGTAACGGCACTGCGGGCGTCGCGGCCTCCTCTGCGGCAGGCGCTGCGGTAGCGAACCCGGTGATCATCGCGCAGATTAACCCGGCGTTTGAACCCGTCGCCGCGTCCGCCACGGCGCTGGTTGCCGCCAGCGTGATTGTGACGGCGATTCTGGTTCCGATTATCACCGCCCTGTATGCAAAACGTTTCGGCAACGTCCCGGCGCCGGGCAACGCGGAGGCAAACCCAACGGAATCCCTCCATCACTAA
- a CDS encoding YjcZ-like family protein — protein MTNVLLEGPGRMLECIHPKFMVDLVQGEEPKRPGGNLQQQQRFRERLTQEILSQTQLRAWVMAGVFNEHLMMRLKLVEKLAGMLDPGHLALTRISRQLTLLQQTESPRGQAIPGITQQLAALSDGFARRSEHKEKALTRRGLTVQAGEHSEQIFTRWRAGAYDGWSLPGRCFVALEELRWGPFGDACRLGNMEVVAMLKDNLRAMATDYLAHSIHAAPTTRHYYHQWLHSPAVAGAGEHNDMLSWIGDWCDPDKHPVCWSVTQRWQTVALGMPRLCSAQRLVDAMIEEIFAPSPLVG, from the coding sequence ATGACGAACGTGTTACTGGAAGGCCCGGGACGGATGCTGGAATGCATTCACCCGAAGTTTATGGTCGATCTGGTTCAGGGAGAAGAGCCGAAGCGACCTGGCGGCAACCTGCAACAGCAGCAGCGTTTTCGCGAACGCCTGACGCAAGAAATTCTGAGCCAGACGCAGCTTCGCGCCTGGGTCATGGCGGGCGTATTCAATGAGCATCTGATGATGCGTCTTAAGCTGGTGGAAAAACTGGCGGGGATGCTCGATCCCGGCCATCTGGCGCTGACGCGCATTTCCCGGCAATTGACCCTTCTGCAACAGACGGAAAGCCCCAGAGGGCAAGCTATTCCTGGCATCACGCAGCAGTTAGCGGCGCTGAGCGACGGGTTTGCCCGGCGCAGCGAACATAAAGAGAAGGCGCTGACCCGGCGTGGATTGACGGTGCAGGCGGGCGAACACAGCGAGCAGATTTTTACCCGCTGGCGCGCCGGAGCCTATGACGGCTGGTCATTGCCGGGGCGCTGTTTTGTCGCGCTGGAGGAGCTGCGCTGGGGGCCGTTTGGCGATGCCTGTCGGTTGGGCAATATGGAAGTGGTCGCGATGCTGAAAGATAATTTGCGCGCGATGGCTACCGATTATCTGGCGCACAGTATTCACGCCGCGCCCACCACGCGTCATTATTACCATCAGTGGCTTCATTCGCCCGCCGTGGCCGGCGCGGGGGAGCACAATGACATGTTGAGCTGGATTGGCGACTGGTGCGATCCCGATAAACATCCGGTGTGCTGGTCAGTGACCCAGCGCTGGCAGACGGTGGCGTTGGGGATGCCAAGGCTGTGTTCGGCACAGCGCCTGGTGGATGCGATGATTGAGGAGATTTTTGCGCCGTCCCCTCTCGTGGGCTGA
- the crfC gene encoding clamp-binding protein CrfC translates to MYTQTIYELSQEAERLLLLSLEHLRLLQQLPVASLDDAAQEGGEGNENTRPQHVSGRDVEAQHGTLNNELRKITRLEMVLAIVGTMKAGKSTTINAIVGTEVLPNRNRPMTALPTLIRHTPGQKEPVLHFSHVAPIDTLMQTLQQRMQACDRQHLTQVLEIDKDMNALLQRIEKGVAFERHYLGAQPIFHCLKSLNDLVRLSKALGVDFPFAAYAAIEHIPVIEVEFVHLAGLENYPGQLTLLDTPGPNEAGQPHLQKMLNEQLARASAVLAVMDYTQLKSISDEEVRQAIAAVGKSVPLYALVNKFDQKDRNSDDEEQVRALISGTLMNGSITPGQIFPVSSMWGYLANRARHELRVHGRLPDHQEQRWVQDFAEAALGRRWRSADLDDIEHIRHAADLLWEDSLFEQPVQRLIHAAYANASLYALRSASHKLLNYAQRAREYLDFRYHGLTVAHDALQVNISRVEEDMRQLQVSQDRVSDEVGHEVERMMEAANTFLSQQQADILHRIAPLFREESVVAWLPRDPLSPEQEAVVEGETLVLHNERQAQVVLSKMRASCEAVLLAAQENISRDLALRFEQLESTLSRVLNDAMRPIEARVKDDLSQAGFRARISFPTFHASMFNFNTQPLFSEAVAQENPPEGAAPRAGGVRDTFARWLNQPNWGWNDYVEARTRYVIDITALHNTLIQHVSHFFQQIHKALDAQVDVSVTAGMATFFADFSLCLSGLQESLRESLVTRQQHESVVNRLSQQLQHSISATRWIHEDSRLLRDDIQTLFAAEHS, encoded by the coding sequence ATGTACACACAGACAATATATGAATTAAGCCAGGAAGCGGAAAGATTGTTGCTGCTTTCTCTGGAACATCTCCGGTTATTGCAACAACTGCCTGTGGCTTCGCTGGATGACGCCGCTCAGGAAGGTGGGGAAGGGAATGAAAATACCCGGCCTCAGCATGTTAGCGGGCGTGACGTGGAGGCTCAGCACGGCACGCTCAATAATGAGCTACGTAAAATAACGCGCCTGGAGATGGTGCTGGCGATTGTCGGGACGATGAAGGCTGGGAAGTCGACGACAATTAACGCCATTGTCGGAACCGAAGTCCTGCCCAACCGTAATCGGCCGATGACGGCGTTACCGACGCTGATTCGCCATACGCCAGGGCAGAAAGAGCCGGTGCTGCATTTTTCTCACGTCGCGCCGATTGATACGCTCATGCAAACGCTGCAACAGCGTATGCAGGCGTGCGATCGCCAGCATCTGACCCAGGTGCTGGAAATCGATAAAGACATGAATGCGCTGCTCCAGCGAATTGAAAAGGGCGTGGCTTTTGAGCGTCATTACCTGGGCGCGCAGCCCATCTTCCACTGTCTGAAAAGCCTGAACGATCTGGTGCGCTTGTCAAAAGCGCTGGGGGTCGATTTTCCTTTTGCGGCGTATGCCGCGATTGAACATATTCCGGTGATTGAGGTGGAGTTTGTGCATCTGGCGGGGCTGGAGAACTATCCGGGGCAACTGACGCTACTGGATACGCCCGGCCCTAATGAAGCCGGGCAGCCGCACCTGCAAAAGATGCTTAATGAGCAGCTGGCGCGCGCTTCTGCCGTACTGGCGGTGATGGATTACACCCAACTGAAATCCATTTCGGATGAAGAGGTTCGCCAGGCCATTGCGGCGGTGGGGAAATCCGTGCCGCTGTACGCACTGGTGAATAAGTTCGATCAGAAAGACCGCAACAGCGACGATGAAGAACAGGTTCGCGCGCTGATTTCCGGCACGCTGATGAATGGCAGCATTACGCCCGGGCAAATTTTTCCGGTCTCTTCCATGTGGGGGTATCTGGCGAACCGCGCGCGTCACGAACTGCGGGTGCACGGGCGGTTGCCGGATCATCAGGAGCAGCGCTGGGTGCAGGATTTTGCCGAGGCCGCGCTCGGCAGGCGCTGGCGGAGCGCCGATCTTGATGATATCGAACATATTCGTCATGCCGCCGATCTGCTGTGGGAAGATTCGCTATTTGAACAGCCCGTACAGCGACTGATTCACGCCGCTTACGCCAACGCCTCACTGTATGCGCTCCGGTCGGCGTCGCATAAGTTATTGAATTACGCACAGCGCGCGCGTGAATATCTGGATTTTCGCTATCACGGGCTGACGGTGGCGCATGACGCGTTGCAGGTCAATATTTCCCGCGTCGAAGAAGATATGCGACAGCTTCAGGTGAGCCAGGATCGCGTGAGCGATGAGGTCGGCCATGAAGTTGAACGGATGATGGAGGCGGCGAACACGTTCCTGAGCCAGCAGCAGGCCGATATTTTGCACCGCATCGCGCCGCTTTTTCGCGAAGAGAGCGTGGTGGCGTGGCTGCCGCGCGATCCGCTTTCCCCTGAGCAGGAGGCGGTGGTCGAGGGCGAAACGCTGGTGCTGCATAACGAAAGGCAGGCGCAGGTCGTTTTAAGCAAAATGCGTGCGTCGTGCGAAGCGGTATTACTGGCGGCGCAGGAGAACATTAGCCGCGATCTGGCGCTGCGCTTCGAACAGCTCGAATCGACGCTAAGCCGGGTGTTAAATGACGCGATGCGGCCAATTGAGGCGCGGGTAAAAGACGATCTAAGCCAGGCGGGGTTCCGGGCGCGAATCAGCTTCCCGACGTTTCATGCCAGTATGTTTAACTTCAATACTCAACCGTTGTTTAGCGAGGCGGTCGCTCAGGAGAACCCGCCGGAAGGCGCCGCGCCTCGCGCGGGCGGCGTGCGCGACACCTTTGCGCGCTGGCTGAATCAACCGAACTGGGGATGGAATGATTATGTGGAGGCCAGGACACGCTATGTCATTGATATAACGGCATTGCATAATACTCTGATCCAGCATGTCAGCCATTTCTTCCAACAAATTCATAAAGCTTTAGATGCCCAGGTCGATGTTTCTGTTACGGCAGGTATGGCGACCTTTTTTGCCGATTTTTCGTTGTGTCTGTCGGGATTGCAGGAGAGCTTGCGCGAGAGTCTGGTGACGCGCCAGCAACATGAATCGGTTGTGAACAGACTGAGCCAACAGTTACAGCACAGTATCTCCGCCACCCGGTGGATTCATGAAGATTCCCGCCTGTTACGTGATGATATCCAGACCCTTTTTGCAGCCGAGCACTCATGA
- a CDS encoding zinc ribbon domain-containing protein YjdM has translation MSLPHCPQCNSEYTYEDNGMFICPECAHEWNDAEPAQDSDELIVKDANGNLLADGDSVTVVKDLKVKGSSSMLKIGTKVKNIRLVEGDHNIDCKIDGFGPMKLKSEFVKKN, from the coding sequence ATGTCATTACCCCATTGCCCACAATGCAACTCCGAATATACCTACGAAGATAACGGCATGTTCATCTGCCCGGAATGCGCCCATGAATGGAACGACGCAGAACCGGCGCAGGACAGCGACGAGCTGATCGTAAAAGATGCCAACGGCAACCTGCTGGCAGACGGCGACAGCGTGACCGTTGTTAAAGATCTGAAAGTAAAAGGCAGTTCTTCCATGCTGAAAATTGGCACCAAAGTGAAGAACATCCGTCTGGTTGAAGGCGACCACAACATTGATTGCAAGATCGATGGCTTTGGCCCGATGAAGCTGAAATCTGAGTTCGTGAAAAAGAACTGA